The region TATCTCTGGCTTGCGACGTCAGCTCTGTACAGCTCTGTGCTTCTGGAAGAGACTTCTCGGGAACACTGCCAACACACGTCTATGTATTCCAGGTATTTTTTCTTTGGATACAGAGTTACGTTGCATTCCAAGGTTTACACTCCAGATCACAAATGACTACTGCACATTATCCTGTACAAGAGTAGGAACAATCTAGAATTTCGATTCAAATCTCTCTCATGAGGCTGCATTATATTTACCTAGTTTGACAATGACAGTGTCTTAGCTTGACAGTGTCTTagcttgacagtgaacaatTTGAAAGGGTGTTGAACCACAAGAGACGGTTGGGATGGGAAAGATCCAAAAAATACATGAAATAGTTGCGTGTCAGGGAGCGTGGCTAGGGAGAAGATGCGTCTGTCAAGGAGAAGGACAGCACGAGTCTGCATTTCTTTCTATCTTATTAATATGACGTGATTGCGCACAGTGGACGTCCTTTTATTTAGAGGAGGTCAACTCTTCTGAACTTGGTTTAGATAGGCAGGCCAGAGAAAGAGAATATGTTTCCCGAAATACTGATACTTGCTTCTGACTCATTGGGTCGGCCTTATTGAATTTTATCCGCTTATCAAAATCGTCAGTATATTTTCCGCTGATTCAGAAAGTGTTGAAGTTCGTCATTTGGGGAacggaagaattggaacgTCGCTGTGACCCACCACAATCGCGGAACTCTTCACCATCGACATTTGTAGCGAATCAAACGTCGTACGCGAGCTAGAAAATGGAAATCCAGCGCACCGGAACCGATTTGCGCAAGCCACCTCGAAGTGACGTAATTCTGCTCAGTCAGATCTCGATAATCGACCTTTTCGGTGATTCTTTTGGGAGCTTGTGGCTATTGAGTTTTGCAGAGCTCGCATGGTAATATTGCATGTTTTTTCCGTATCACAACGAAACCTCAGGAGTACTAAATATTCTCCGAGTCAAAATGACGCATGTTCACAGGCGCTAGAGGCAGGAGGACAGCTCAGCTGCTTATGTGTCATTTGATTCCTGTACAATTTCTACGTCTCTTCTACGGCGGTTGAAGGCAAAGATCACATCCTAAAATGAAGCAGATGATATCAGCGGTACATCTGTTCTGCGTGGATACCCGGCACAAAACCGATCCCTCTTCTGAAATCGCGAACGGAAAACCCGGTAAAAAAGTGAAGCCCTCAGAATTCGAAGGCATCGATTTGGGCACACATACCCTTCCCGAGCGGTAGAATCCAGTTCTTTCTGCGCTCCATCACCATGATGCAGATCTGGGAGGATGAGCTATTGGAGGTGGATCAACTGGTtcagcaaaagcaacgacCCGCACGGAAAGTACCCCTCGAACAAAATTGCGCACTCCGTCGTTTGTTGGAAGTGCAGGCCATAATTCTGGAACAAGAAGACCACATCGTCTTTCGGAAAGCGAATACCGGGAGATGTACGCCGAATTTCGCTTGGCGGGAGATAGTCGCCCAATGGTGCTATGATGTCGCCGATCATCTGGCTGAGAAGCGCTCGGTTGTTTACGTCGCTATGAACATTGTGGATCGCTATTGTGTGTGGAAGGACATGAACGAAGAAATGAGCGAAGGTACCTACAAGCTCATTTCCATGACAGCAATGTTTCTAGCTGTACGTCTCTCAGGATCCAGAGAACTTCGCCTTCAAGAGATTTCCTCCATGAGTCGCGGCTCTATCAAGATTCAGGACATTATATCGATGGGAACTTGTATGATCAAGCACTTGTCGTGGGATCATCAGATGGTGACACCGCTGGATTTTGTTCACACAGCTTTGGAATCTTTCCCTGATGCCATCAGTACTGGAAGGAAGCAAATCTTGCTTGATTCAGTCCGGTACCTGACTGAGCTGTCAGTCTGCGACGTCCACCTCTCGCAATGCCCTCCATCGGAACTCGCGTTGGCAGCCCTGCTGAACAGCATACAATCTCAGTATTGTGACGAACTCATGGCCTTTGCGAGATGTCTGGCGGCCGACATGACCACGGAAGCTGCAGACATTCCGGACATGTGTCGCAGGCTTCGAGATGTGTATCGTGAAAGTGCTGAAAATTGCAGAAGCAACGATACCCCTCACGTTGTCcttgacgaagacgatcaTCTCGACCTCAGAGTTCAGGCTTCCTGTCTTCCTTTAGGAATTGTCCGCAGCATTTCCGACGAAGATATTTTGGAGTCGCAACCTTGCAAAAGAAGACAGAACATTGCTCCCGCGTTTAGACAAGTTACTCGCTGCAAACGAGCGAAATTCGATCTCACCACCTTGGCGTAGTACTCGGGTACGACCGTCACAAAACAAATTGTACAAATGATCACGAGCAGCAACGTGTGTAATCCCGCTCTCGTCTCTTTCTTTGGTCGAGAattctctttttctcttATTATCTACCACTCCGACAAATCAACACGATGATAGACCACCCCAAGCACATACTTCAACCATATCGTGTAGTTCCTATTACGGCTCATCGAAATAACGCTTATATTCCGGGCAAGGATTTTTCTACTTCTTACGAAATTCGACTGAACGTTTCCCTACAGCACATAATTCATTAAATCAGGAATCAGTCTTTATAGCTTAAGGTTTTACAATTCATGGATTCCGAGTCATTTTGTGAGAGGATCGGGATTGTCGCCGATTTCCCATGGGAGTAGCCGTTCCGTTTCCCATTTGTAAAATGCAAGCTCAATTTTCTTGCATAGCCGACGAGCAATTCCAGGTCTAACAGCTTTTTTTGGTTCGTAGATCAGCACCACAGCTATTGGTCGTTACGACAAAGCATAGATTTCCTATCTTGGTCTAATAGCGAGTTTTGATTGACGActgtcaaaattaacgtgccatggaattgaaccacggagcgctatccccaaatcacgtcgtttgacctcgtcacatttaaggtatatcaagcatattcacttatatcttgacaGACGACGTATTTAAAGATTAATTGTAAGCTCTTTGCCGATTTAGAGTTATTCGCAAATCATCTACATCAGGTCACACTTTAGGTTCCATTTTCCATGATCGAATTCCATTTACAGTTCAACATGGATATGTTTGTGGTCCCCAAATTTTGCGGAAATCTCGTGGTCTATCCAATAGTCCTTGTTGGCCGCGTCATAGGTCCGGAATGTGTGGTTGGGATATGTTGTATCCGTAAATGTCTCTCCAGCCTTTAAATGCCCGATCCTTACTTCACTACCCTCTCGGCCCATCCAATACAGAACAACATCCTTGCTGACAACGTGAAAGGTAACTGCAACGTGAATGTCTTCTTCAAGGTCGTCTCCACTCAAATAGGCTTCCACTGCGTGCGCTATGGTTTCCACTTGATGATCCGAAAATGCAGGGATACTTGACAGAGCAACAGCTGAGTTTTCTGTAAGCCGTACAGAGTTAGTCGTTCGTGGGATAACCGAAACGCCATGTTGCATAAGCCATGCTAAAATAACCTGAGCGGCAGTCAGGTCCTGATCGAGTTCGGAGGAGATTTCGCTGGCTACCTTTTGGATGTGATGAAATGCCTTGGGAGCTCGCTCCGGTTGAGATATAGTACCGTGTATAGCGTTATAGACTTGGATGTGAATGCGGTGTTTGTGACAGTACTCAACTAGCAAGGCGTCGTAGAGTAGCGACCATACGTTGACTTGTAGAATATGTGGATGTATTCTCGCGAAATTTTCCATGATTTCGATATCGTGTAGATGAAAGTTGGAGACCCCAATACTGGCTATTGGATACTTGTCGGATAGATACAAATCCTCTAGATATTTCCAGCTCTCTTTCCAAGCATTGTCGGGATCTTTCGTTGGATCAGGTCCAGCATCCTTGACATGATCTGAAAGCTCGCGTTCTTCTCGCTGGCAGTTCATCCAAGGGATACTGTCAAAGCAGCGAGGCCAATGGAGTTGGAAATGGAGCTTGAGATCAATCTTGTCGTTGTCCAGAGCAGTCTGCAAAGACTTTAGCGACTCCTCGACAGAGAGCTTGGTACGTCCATAGCCTAAATGTGTGTACCATACCTTAGTCACGACGTGGACTTCTACTTTCCCTTCTCTGTTTAGTTTCGCAACCCCTCTATTAATCCCCTCTGCAACTAAATCCTCATTATTGCTGGCATGTGCCGTGTCAATAAGTCGAGTTCTTTTGTCATCCTGAATAGCGGCCATTACCATCCCTGGAATCATTTCGTGTTGCAAATTTCCAACGCCGTATCCAACTAAGGgaatcttgttgttgttggcaagAGTGGCGAAAGGTAGACCATCGGAGAAGCTAATAATGCTCCCTACCTGAGCCTCTGAACCCATGGAACTTGTGGCTTTGGATGGAGCTTCCGTCTTACCTCCCTCTTCCCCCTCTTTCTTCGTGGGCTGTAGTATGCGAGAGAAAAAGCTTCCATTGACCACATGCACGCCGTCAATGAACAAAAGTGCCAACATAAATGAAAGTGAAGCGCCTCGAGGTCGGTTCATGATTACTGTAAAGGGCAAGGAATTCGGCGCAAATGGTGACAGCGAGCGCAACTCAATCCATCCACAAAGCTATGAAAAGGTGTTGATGGAAATGCCAGATTCAACGAAAGAGGTGAGGAAATTTGTTTGTGTGGTTATTTACTAGAAAGCGAAGTTCCTTTGCTATGACCGATGACCGTTTTCAATGAATCCATAGT is a window of Phaeodactylum tricornutum CCAP 1055/1 chromosome 28, whole genome shotgun sequence DNA encoding:
- the dsCYC10 gene encoding predicted protein (diatom-specific cyclin 10); the encoded protein is MMQIWEDELLEVDQLVQQKQRPARKVPLEQNCALRRLLEVQAIILEQEDHIVFRKANTGRCTPNFAWREIVAQWCYDVADHLAEKRSVVYVAMNIVDRYCVWKDMNEEMSEGTYKLISMTAMFLAVRLSGSRELRLQEISSMSRGSIKIQDIISMGTCMIKHLSWDHQMVTPLDFVHTALESFPDAISTGRKQILLDSVRYLTELSVCDVHLSQCPPSELALAALLNSIQSQYCDELMAFARCLAADMTTEAADIPDMCRRLRDVYRESAENCRSNDTPHVVLDEDDHLDLRVQASCLPLGIVRSISDEDILESQPCKRRQNIAPAFRQVTRCKRAKFDLTTLA
- a CDS encoding predicted protein, coding for MNRPRGASLSFMLALLFIDGVHVVNGSFFSRILQPTKKEGEEGGKTEAPSKATSSMGSEAQVGSIISFSDGLPFATLANNNKIPLVGYGVGNLQHEMIPGMVMAAIQDDKRTRLIDTAHASNNEDLVAEGINRGVAKLNREGKVEVHVVTKVWYTHLGYGRTKLSVEESLKSLQTALDNDKIDLKLHFQLHWPRCFDSIPWMNCQREERELSDHVKDAGPDPTKDPDNAWKESWKYLEDLYLSDKYPIASIGVSNFHLHDIEIMENFARIHPHILQVNVWSLLYDALLVEYCHKHRIHIQVYNAIHGTISQPERAPKAFHHIQKVASEISSELDQDLTAAQVILAWLMQHGVSVIPRTTNSVRLTENSAVALSSIPAFSDHQVETIAHAVEAYLSGDDLEEDIHVAVTFHVVSKDVVLYWMGREGSEVRIGHLKAGETFTDTTYPNHTFRTYDAANKDYWIDHEISAKFGDHKHIHVEL